A genomic stretch from Telopea speciosissima isolate NSW1024214 ecotype Mountain lineage chromosome 7, Tspe_v1, whole genome shotgun sequence includes:
- the LOC122668197 gene encoding MDIS1-interacting receptor like kinase 2-like yields the protein MLLDLSGNLFTGEIPSQLGNLDKLTNLNLSHNNLLGSIPSTFSAMLSLTIIDVSYNELEGPLPDNQAFLNASMETFIHNKDLCANVTGLRPCNITSSTKMQTPKKIHKAVILIISLLAILLFQIFAFLGGTFLFFRRRKRCIEEEDPITNQQPKDMFTIWNYDGMIAYQDIIEATEQFDLKYCIGVGGHGSVYKAELSSGQLVAVKKITSSSDGEISDQQTFRNEILMMMEVRHRNVVKFYGYCSHIRHSFLVYEYVERGSLTKILRMDEEAAELDWNKRVNIVKGVAQALAYLHHDCSPPIIHRDISSNNILLDSNFEPHVSDFGISRFLKLDTSHWTTLAGTYGYFAPELAYKMRVTEKCDVYSFGVVTLEVMMGEHPRGLITTFPSLSSSTLPSVEQIILLMDIVDQRISPPINQVAEELSLIMKLVFSCLHENPQSRPTMQQVSQELAVFPKGKSTQ from the exons ATGCTACTGGACCTTAGTGGTAACTTGTTCACAGGAGAGATCCCTTCGCAGCTTGGAAACTTGGACAAGCTTACAAATTTGAATCTCTCTCATAACAACCTGTTGGGTTCAATTCCATCTACTTTCTCTGCAATGCTCAGTTTGACAATCATTGATGTATCTTACAATGAGCTAGAGGGTCCTCTACCTGATAATCAAGCTTTCCTAAATGCTTCGATGGAAACTTTTATTCACAACAAAGATTTGTGCGCCAATGTCACAGGTTTGCGACCTTGCAATATTACTTCATCAACCAAAAtgcaaaccccaaaaaagatcCACAAAGCCGTGATTCTTATCATATCACTCTTAGCAATTTTGTTGTTTCAAATATTTGCATTCCTTGGGggaacttttttattttttcgcCGAAGAAAGAGATGTATAGAAGAGGAGGACCCAATTACAAACCAACAACCCAAAGATATGTTTACAATATGGAACTATGATGGGATGATAGCATACCAAGACATCATTGAAGCAACTGAGCAGTTTGACCTCAAATATTGCATTGGTGTGGGAGGACATGGAAGTGTTTATAAAGCAGAGTTGTCATCAGGTCAACTGGTAGCTGTTAAGAAGATCACCTCTTCTTCAGATGGCGAGATTTCTGATCAACAAACTTTCAGAAATGAAATTCTTATGATGATGGAGGTGCGACATCGAAATGTTGTGAAGTTTTATGGTTATTGCTCCCACATTCGGCACTCTTTTTTGGTTTATGAATATGTGGAGAGAGGAAGCTTGACTAAGATCCTAAGAATGGACGAAGAAGCGGCAGAATTGGATTGGAATAAAAGGGTAAATATTGTTAAAGGTGTAGCCCAAGCTCTAGCTTACTTGCACCATGACTGCTCACCTCCAATAATTCATCGAGACATATCGAGCaataatattttattggattcaaactTTGAGCCTCATGTCTCAGACTTCGGCATTAGTAGATTTCTAAAGCTTGATACATCCCATTGGACAACTCTTGCAGGAACATATGGATATTTTGCaccag AGCTTGCTTACAAAATGAGGGTGACTGAAAAATGTGATGTCTATAGTTTTGGTGTAGTAACTTTGGAAGTGATGATGGGAGAGCATCCAAGAGGACTCATCACCACTTTTCCATCACTATCCTCTTCAACATTGCCATCTGTTGAACAAATCATATTATTGATGGATATAGTTGACCAGCGCATCTCACCTCCAATAAATCAAGTTGCTGAGGAATTGTCTTTAATTATGAAGCTAGTATTTTCTTGTTTACATGAAAATCCACAATCACGACCAACCATGCAACAAGTGTCTCAAGAACTTGCAGTGTTTCCCAAAGGCAAATCCACACAATAA